From the genome of Syntrophales bacterium:
GTAAAAGTCTAAGTTGACATAAATCAAACTCTAAATTCTAACATCTAAATCCTAAACAAATCCAAAATTCGAATGACCAAAATGTTTGGAACATTTGAATTTAGGGTTTCGGATTTAGGATTTTTCATCTTATCTACTTATTATTGTCGTTGACTATATATTTTCAAATTATGGTGCCTGGGGCGGGAATCGAACCCGCACACTCTCAGAGGAGCGAGGGATTTTAAGTCCCTTGCGTCTACCAATTCCGCCACCCAGGCTGCAATTGCGTAATGCTAAGTTTATATTATTTCTAAAAATATGTGTCAAGATTTTAAATGAGTGGTATAAAGAGGCAATAACATTCCAAAAAGGAGATGCTGGAAAATGAGGGAAGTGGACAGAATTGTTTCCGGGGGAAGGATCATGCTGATGGACGAAAGGGGGACGATGATTCAAGAGGGAGCAATTGCCATAAAGGGAGAGGAGATCATTGCTATCGGGGAAAGGAAAGTAATCGCTAGCCAGTATGTTTCTAAGGAAGTTACTGACGCACGGAATTGCCTGATCATGCCGGGTCTCATTAACGGTCATACCCACGCCGCCATGACCTGTTTCCGGGGTATCGCAGATGATCTCCCGTTGATGGACTGGCTAAACCATTACATATTTCCCGCGGAGGCAAAAAATGTCAATAAAGAGCTGACTTACTGGGGAAGTCTGCTGGCATGTGCGGAGATGATCAGGTCCGGGACGACCACCTTTTGCGATATGTATATCTTTGAAGATGAGACGGCCAGGGCAGCCAAACAGGCCGGGATGAGGTGTTTTCTCGGGGAAGTCCTCTTTGATTTCCCCTCTCCCAATGTTAAAACACCCGCGGAGGGATTGGCATATACCCGGATGCTGCTGGAAAAATGGGCGGATGACCCGCTGATCAATATTATCGTTGAACCCCATGCGCTATATACCTGTTCCGCTTCCCTTCTCATTGATGCGAAGGCCCTGGCCGACAGGTATAATGTCCCTCTTGCCGTCCATCTTCTTGAAGATCGGTCAGAAGCAGAACAATTACACGAGAAATTAGGGAAGAAGGCCATATCTTTTCTGAAAGATATCGGCTGCCTTAATGAACGCCTGATAGCCTTTCACTGCGTCTGTATGGATGAGGAAGATATCCGCATATTTGCCGATCATGGTTGTAAGGTAGTTCATACTCCGGAGAGTAATATGAAGCTTGCCTCAGGGGTAGCCCCTGTACCCGACATGATCAAGGCCGGTATTGTCGTGGGATTAGGAACGGATGGTTGTGCCAGCAATAACAATCTCGATATGTTTCAGGAGATGGATACAACTGCCAAACTACATAAGGTGGCCAGACTTGACCCGACATTGATGGATGCGGAAACGGTTATCCAGATGGCAACCCGTAAGGGGGCCATGGTCCTTGGCGTGGAAAACCTTGTGGGTTGCCTCCAGGTTGGCATGAAGGCAGACATTATCATCATTAACTTGAAC
Proteins encoded in this window:
- a CDS encoding amidohydrolase, encoding MREVDRIVSGGRIMLMDERGTMIQEGAIAIKGEEIIAIGERKVIASQYVSKEVTDARNCLIMPGLINGHTHAAMTCFRGIADDLPLMDWLNHYIFPAEAKNVNKELTYWGSLLACAEMIRSGTTTFCDMYIFEDETARAAKQAGMRCFLGEVLFDFPSPNVKTPAEGLAYTRMLLEKWADDPLINIIVEPHALYTCSASLLIDAKALADRYNVPLAVHLLEDRSEAEQLHEKLGKKAISFLKDIGCLNERLIAFHCVCMDEEDIRIFADHGCKVVHTPESNMKLASGVAPVPDMIKAGIVVGLGTDGCASNNNLDMFQEMDTTAKLHKVARLDPTLMDAETVIQMATRKGAMVLGVENLVGCLQVGMKADIIIINLNKPHLTPIYNECSHLVYTIGGADVDTVLINGKVVMQNRRLLTIDEEGVMEKVREIAARVKRSLDLNLK